The segment AAGTGTTTTGCGGCACTCTCAAATGTGAGGTTTAACACTCTCACACATCTGCGTAAAAAGTCATTCTAGTTAAAGAACGCAGGTGTTATTCTTTTCCTATAACAGGACTGAGCATGAGCGTATTTAATACATGTGCAGCAATAACAGTCTCTGTGGTGCAACCCCAAACCAGACACAGGTGACATTAACGAGAATGAAAGACTCTTACTGGAACAAGGGTCTGCTGGGTTTGGGTTTGGATGGTATCGGAGGTTTGGGTATCTGGCCGAGCACCTTGTTGCTTACGGAGCTGGACAGGTGAGGCGAGACGGGCCGCGGGCCAGGGGTGGGCTTCACCCCCAGGTGTGCTTTCGACGAGTTCAGCATCACTCTCTGCAGGTTCTCAACGATGGGTAAAGTAGCCGAGGTAGAGTTGACGAGAGAGGCATTCGGCTTCTTTTCACAAGCAGGCAGTGTGGAGAAGGGGCCTGACATGGGCTTCATGCTGTTTGGAGGGGGTAAAGGAGGCATGGGGCCAGGGGGGTGTCTGTTTGACAGGTGTACCCCTGGTTTCTCTAGGTGCGGGGCGTACGGCAGCGGCGGAGGAGGACCTTTGGCTGTACAGGACGGCTTTTTGAACGGAGGGGGAAGCAGAGGCGGTGGGCCTTTCGTGGGGCGGTGTTCTCTCGGCTGAACAGGAACTGGGGGTGGAGGATACGGAGGAGGAGGAACCGTGGGTCGACCTgaaaaaaacacatcaaactGTTCTTCCACCGTCTGGGGACCGTCTAAGACAAATATTCTCAGTCAATCTGAAGACAGCTACTGAAATGTGCCAAACTCTAATATAAACCCATTCACAAAAGAGGTGCAAAACTATCACTGGGTTCAAAATGATCAGCTTTTAGGTGCTGATATGAACATTTAGGGGAAAATAAAGTACTAATACGTATGTATCTTTTAGAAAGAAATGACAGAATAATCAGACATCTACCTGCAGACCCAGGTGATATATCCTCTCCATCGCTGTCTTCATCTTGTGTCATATAATCTAAACCAAAACACAGAAATTCAGTCATGCacaatttttttaccttttttttttgtaatttattgatTTACAAAGTCatatatttagttaatttttttactttttaattttagtatgatttattaaattatttaataataataataagtgcatTAACTATGTTTAACATAGCATTGACTAATGTTAATGATTATAAAAGATATCAAAGTATTGTTAATTGTAAGCTAAtgtttactaatttatttaagaaaaaagacTCTAGTGTAAagttgttaaatatataaaacatttttataataaatgaacacatttcacAGTAATATCTTCATGTCTGTGGCTGTGTACCTGCTTCAGGATCTTCTTCCACAGGACTGATTTCCAGAGGCTCCTCTAACTGTCCATACAGGCTCTCAGAATCTAAATCATCACTATTAAAACACAAGACATTTGGGAGAAAGCAGAATCACATTAACAAGCAGTGattaaaaaaagaggaagaggTTACAGCTGTAGAGAAAAAAGTCCCAAAAGTCCCAAAAATTTGAAGCTAAAATGTGAAGGTAAAAACCATGTTGTGTAagaatgatataaatataattcatgCATCATGTTTGGTTTAAAAAGCACAAAGTAGCCTAAATGTGGTATAAGTGCAACGTGACCTCACATCTGACATCAGCGACCGAGCAATTCAATGAGACTTAAGTTCAACTTTACCTTGGAAGAGGCAAATCTCGTTTATCATTGTAATAGCCGATTTCTTTTCTTAAGTGCCGCatccatttctgtcagacataaaaatacacacatttgtttcaattaaacagaaaaaaacccCAAAAGTTCATAGATGTGCAATGCTGTCTGTCAGGCCCATGATCTCACCCTTCTCTCATCCTCACTCGCCGCTGAGAAATACCACGTACGGTGTTTCTTACTGAAGTGGACGATCTTAAAAGGAAAAACATTGCTAGATGTTGTTTCCTCTGCTGCCCGTAAGACTCTGCCAAGCAAGAAAAACAGAGGTCTTTAAAAAGATAAAGTTTACATTGAATTTAAATCTCTACTATTCAAAAGTTAGGGgtctttatatatatgtgtgtatatgtgtgtatatatatatatatatatatatatatatatatatatatatatatatatatatatatatatatatatatatatatatataagtgcacactactgtattatttacttatttatatatttagattatattcagcaaggatacattaagttgatcaaaagaaGTGCTGTccaatgattaatcgcgattaattgcatccaaaataaaagtttttatttatgttatatatgtgtgtactgtgtttatttattatttatatatacaaaatacagtatatttaaatataatacaaacagtatatatatatatattctgaaaatatttatatgtatttattatgtatacatttatttaatatacaaatgtaacatatttttcttaatatgtacatgcatgtgtttgtatttataaatagCCTATGCATAATAAATAGACACAGTACACACGTATATTATGTtaacaaaaacgttttttttgatgcaattaattgcaattaatagtTTTACCGCActaatttataatgtttcaaaagagtTATATTTTTCTGataaatgctgtttattgaactttttattcctcaaaaaatcctgaaaaatgtataacagtttccaccaaaatatgaagaatatgaatgatttctgaagatcatgtgacactgaagactggagtaatgatgctgaaaatacagcttaacattgcaaaaatatatgtcattttcatatagaaaacagtttatcttaattttaataataattcaaaatattgcgtattttaataattaataataataattcaaaaacgTCAAAAACTAATTGTACCATCCTCAAACTTCATGTGATACTTGGTGCTTTTCAAGGCTTTCCATTACTATTGTTTTTtggtattaataatttatatctaCAGTTGATTGGAACCAAtcctaaatgttttaaaatgtgttgtaaacTACAGCTTTCCTGCATCCTCAGTGTCAAATACATGGCTTAAGCGTCTGGATATATCTTGCTCATCCGTGGACACTCCCTGTGCTCTGCTGTATTAATTTAGAGGGCTATTTTTACCCAACCACaccgggaaaaaaaaaaaaaaatcatgcacaaTAATTACATGTTCACCATATGCTGAGGAAGAACTACAGCACGAATCAAACCACTTTAACTTCATGGAAAGTATGACTTTATACAGAACATGGGACATTTACATGTACAGGAAA is part of the Carassius auratus strain Wakin chromosome 10, ASM336829v1, whole genome shotgun sequence genome and harbors:
- the LOC113109597 gene encoding SH3 domain-binding protein 2-like isoform X1; protein product: MALSVKKKRSFGHLQQSHAKMCIQDFYNKNMATTPVSWPIPMRAIGAQNLLTMPGGVSTSGYLHKKGGSQFSLMKWPLRFIIIHKGCIYYFKSSTSAAPQGAFSLNGYNRVLRAAEETTSSNVFPFKIVHFSKKHRTWYFSAASEDERRKWMRHLRKEIGYYNDKRDLPLPSDDLDSESLYGQLEEPLEISPVEEDPEADYMTQDEDSDGEDISPGSAGRPTVPPPPYPPPPVPVQPREHRPTKGPPPLLPPPFKKPSCTAKGPPPPLPYAPHLEKPGVHLSNRHPPGPMPPLPPPNSMKPMSGPFSTLPACEKKPNASLVNSTSATLPIVENLQRVMLNSSKAHLGVKPTPGPRPVSPHLSSSVSNKVLGQIPKPPIPSKPKPSRPLFQRASPDGQSFRSSIEEKPLKSRVQGKIKESSDDEDYENINLPNSVFVDTMETSNVERIFRDTYTYPPNGLYCIRKSGTGKTSQVLVVWDSGINKARNYRLFEEDQRVYLEADRTFPTLSALVENYHINPLPSNNHSMPNYSLCLNLPFGYDPPR
- the LOC113109597 gene encoding SH3 domain-binding protein 2-like isoform X3; its protein translation is MVSGSMLRESKAVQSIRRCVSSRNMATTPVSWPIPMRAIGAQNLLTMPGGVSTSGYLHKKGGSQFSLMKWPLRFIIIHKGCIYYFKSSTSAAPQGAFSLNGYNRVLRAAEETTSSNVFPFKIVHFSKKHRTWYFSAASEDERRKWMRHLRKEIGYYNDKRDLPLPSDDLDSESLYGQLEEPLEISPVEEDPEADYMTQDEDSDGEDISPGSAGRPTVPPPPYPPPPVPVQPREHRPTKGPPPLLPPPFKKPSCTAKGPPPPLPYAPHLEKPGVHLSNRHPPGPMPPLPPPNSMKPMSGPFSTLPACEKKPNASLVNSTSATLPIVENLQRVMLNSSKAHLGVKPTPGPRPVSPHLSSSVSNKVLGQIPKPPIPSKPKPSRPLFQRASPDGQSFRSSIEEKPLKSRVQGKIKESSDDEDYENINLPNSVFVDTMETSNVERIFRDTYTYPPNGLYCIRKSGTGKTSQVLVVWDSGINKARNYRLFEEDQRVYLEADRTFPTLSALVENYHINPLPSNNHSMPNYSLCLNLPFGYDPPR
- the LOC113109597 gene encoding SH3 domain-binding protein 2-like isoform X2; translated protein: MALSVKKKRSFGHLQQSHAKMCIQDFYNKNMATTPVSWPIPMRAIGAQNLLTMPGGVSTSGYLHKKGGSQFSLMKWPLRFIIIHKGCIYYFKSSTSAAPQGAFSLNGYNRVLRAAEETTSSNVFPFKIVHFSKKHRTWYFSAASEDERRKWMRHLRKEIGYYNDKRDLPLPSDDLDSESLYGQLEEPLEISPVEEDPEADYMTQDEDSDGEDISPGSAGRPTVPPPPYPPPPVPVQPREHRPTKGPPPLLPPPFKKPSCTAKGPPPPLPYAPHLEKPGVHLSNRHPPGPMPPLPPPNSMKPMSGPFSTLPACEKKPNASLVNSTSATLPIVENLQRVMLNSSKAHLGVKPTPGPRPVSPHLSSSVSNKVLGQIPKPPIPSKPKPSRPLFQASPDGQSFRSSIEEKPLKSRVQGKIKESSDDEDYENINLPNSVFVDTMETSNVERIFRDTYTYPPNGLYCIRKSGTGKTSQVLVVWDSGINKARNYRLFEEDQRVYLEADRTFPTLSALVENYHINPLPSNNHSMPNYSLCLNLPFGYDPPR
- the LOC113109597 gene encoding SH3 domain-binding protein 2-like isoform X4 produces the protein MATTPVSWPIPMRAIGAQNLLTMPGGVSTSGYLHKKGGSQFSLMKWPLRFIIIHKGCIYYFKSSTSAAPQGAFSLNGYNRVLRAAEETTSSNVFPFKIVHFSKKHRTWYFSAASEDERRKWMRHLRKEIGYYNDKRDLPLPSDDLDSESLYGQLEEPLEISPVEEDPEADYMTQDEDSDGEDISPGSAGRPTVPPPPYPPPPVPVQPREHRPTKGPPPLLPPPFKKPSCTAKGPPPPLPYAPHLEKPGVHLSNRHPPGPMPPLPPPNSMKPMSGPFSTLPACEKKPNASLVNSTSATLPIVENLQRVMLNSSKAHLGVKPTPGPRPVSPHLSSSVSNKVLGQIPKPPIPSKPKPSRPLFQRASPDGQSFRSSIEEKPLKSRVQGKIKESSDDEDYENINLPNSVFVDTMETSNVERIFRDTYTYPPNGLYCIRKSGTGKTSQVLVVWDSGINKARNYRLFEEDQRVYLEADRTFPTLSALVENYHINPLPSNNHSMPNYSLCLNLPFGYDPPR